Proteins from one Ovis aries strain OAR_USU_Benz2616 breed Rambouillet chromosome 12, ARS-UI_Ramb_v3.0, whole genome shotgun sequence genomic window:
- the METTL18 gene encoding histidine protein methyltransferase 1 homolog: MTFQFNFTIEDHLEDELTSLGDGALALHSSQESSVSERQKGTHRDKKHSTEQSDLLQDHLWEHKSERNEAPSQDPDSSFAAANSSSNLEPHEEKPCLRVAKEHAMPKDLKKVLENKVTETVPGLQHVNISIMKTTLLKENFPGENIISKSFSSHSDLISGVYEGGLKIWECTFDLLAYLTKAKVKFAGKKVLDLGCGSGLLGIMALKGGAKEVHFQDYNSVVIDEVTLPNVVANSTLEDEENDVNKPDVKRLRRSTVAQELCKCRFFSGEWSEFCKLVLSSEKLFEKYDLILTSETIYNPDYYGPLHQTFLRLLDKNGRVLLASKVHYFGVGGGTHLFQKFVEERNVFEARTLEIIDEGLKRCLIEMTFKYPS; this comes from the coding sequence ATGACTTTTCAATTTAATTTCACTATAGAAGACCATCTGGAAGATGAATTAACATCTCTTGGAGATGGAGCTTTGGCCCTACATTCCTCACAAGAGTCTTCAGTCTCAGAAAGACAAAAAGGTACACACAGAGACAAAAAACATTCCACAGAACAATCTGACTTGCTGCAGGACCATTTGTGGGAACATAAGTCAGAGAGAAATGAGGCTCCCTCTCAAGACCCAGACAGCTCATTCGCTGCAGCTAACAGTTCAAGTAACTTGGAACCACACGAGGAAAAGCCCTGCTTGAGAGTTGCCAAAGAGCATGCTATGCCTAAAGATTTAAAGAAAGTGTtagaaaataaagtcacagaaACAGTACCAGGTCTCCAACACGTTAACATATCAATAATGAAAACCACCTTGTTGAAAGAGAACTTCCCTGGAGAAAACATCATTTCAAAAAGCTTTTCTTCTCACTCTGACCTGATTTCAGGTGTTTATGAAGGAGGCTTGAAAATCTGGGAGTGTACCTTTGACCTCCTGGCATATTTGACAAAGGCCAAAGTGAAATTTGCTGGGAAAAAAGTGTTGGATCTTGGTTGTGGATCAGGGTTGCTGGGTATAATGGCACTCAAGGGAGGTGCCAAAGAAGTTCATTTTCAAGATTATAACAGTGTGGTGATTGATGAAGTAACCTTACCTAATGTAGTGGCCAACTCCACTTtggaagatgaagaaaatgatgtAAATAAACCAGATGTGAAAAGACTCAGGAGATCAACAGTAGCACAAGAGCTATGTAAATGCCGCTTCTTTTCAGGGGAGTGGTCTGAGTTTTGTAAGCTTGTACTGAGCAGTGAAAAACTCTTTGAAAAATATGATCTCATTCTTACCTCAGAAACTATTTACAATCCAGATTATTATGGTCCTTTGCACCAAACATTCCTTAGATTGTTAGATAAAAATGGACGGGTGCTTTTGGCCAGCAAAGTACATTATTTTGGTGTGGGTGGAGGtactcatctctttcagaagtttgtagaagaaaggaatgtatttgagGCTAGAACACTTGAAATAATCGATGAAGGACTAAAGAGGTGCCTAATTGAAATGACTTTTAAGTACCCCAGTTAA